Sequence from the Fusobacterium periodonticum ATCC 33693 genome:
TTTTAGTAAAGAGATATCTGAGGCTTATCTTTTAAACTTAATTGATAAGTTAAATAAAGATACTGAGGTTGATGGTATAATGATAAACTTACCACTACCTCCACAAATAAATGCTACAAAAGTTTTAAACAGAATCAAATTAATAAAAGATGTTGATGGTTTTAAGGCAGAAAATCTAGGTTTGTTATTCCAAAACAGTGAAGGCTTTATATCTCCTTCAACACCAGCAGGTATAATGGCTTTAATAGAAGGCTATAAAATTGATTTAGAAGGTAAAGATGTTGTTGTTGTTGGAAGAAGTAATATTGTTGGTAAGCCAGTTGCTGCTTTGGTTTTAAATAGTCATGGAACTGTTACTATTTGTAATAGTCACACTAAAAATTTAGCAGAAAAAACTAAAAGTGCTGATATACTTATATCAGCTGTAGGAAAACCTAAATTTATCACAGAAGATATGGTAAAAGAAGGTGCAGTTGTCATTGATGTAGGGATAAATAGAGTCAATGGAAAATTAGAAGGAGATGTTGACTTTGAAAATGTTCAAAATAAAACATCATATATAACTCCTGTGCCTGGTGGAGTTGGAGCTTTAACTGTGGCAATGCTACTTTCTAATATACTAAAATCATTTAAAGCAAATAGAGGAATTATTTAACTAGGAGGAACAGTGGCTATAAAATCAAAAGACAAAGATAATAAAGAATTTTATATAGTAGACAAAAGAATTTTACCTAAATCTATTCAAAATGTAATAAAGGTTAATGATTTAATTTTAAAGACTAAAATGTCTAAATACAGTGCTATTAAAAAAGTTGGAATAAGTAGAAGTACTTATTATAAATATAAAGACTTTATAAAACCATTTTATGAAGGTGGAGAAGATAAAGTTTATAGTTTACATCTATCATTAAAAGATAGAGTTGGAATTTTATCTGATGTTTTAGATGTAATTGCTAGAGAAAAAATAAGTATACTGACAGTAGTTCAAAATATGGCGGTTGATGGAATAGCTAAGTCAACTATTCTTATTAAGCTAACTCAAAGTATGTTAAAAAAAGTTGATAAAATCATATCAAAAATTGGTAAAGTAGAAGGTATCGCAGATATTAGAATATCAGGAAGTAATTAATAAAAATAAACAAGGAAGGTGTATGGCTAATTGGACACGTATCTTAATGTGTTAATATTGGTAATTTTAATTTTATTGTCAGGATTTTTTTCAGCAGCAGAGACTGCATTGTCACTTTATAGATCTAATTATTTAGAGAATTTAGATGAAGAAAAGCATTATAAAAGATATACAGTATTGAAAAAATGGTTAAAGGATCCTAATTCTATGCTGACAGCAATAGTTATAGGAAATAATATAGTTAATATCTTAGCTTCATCTTTGGCTACTGTTGTTATAGTAAATTATTTTGGAAATAAAGGTTCTTCTGTGGCTTTAGCTACAGCTATAATGACTATATTGATCTTAATTTTTGGAGAAATAAGTCCTAAACTTATGGCAAGAAATAATAGTGCTAAAATAGCTGAAGGAGTCTCAGTTATTATATATGTTCTGTCTATTATATTTACTCCTTTTGTCTACTGTTTGATATTTATATCAAGATTTGTTGGTAGAATATTAGGGGTTAATATGGAAAGTCCTCAGCTTCTGATAACAGAAGAAGATATTATTTCTTATGTTAATGTTGGAAATGCTGAAGGTATCATTGAAGAAGATGAAAAAGAAATGATACATTCTATAGTTACTCTAGGTGAAACAAGTGCTAAAGAAGTTATGACACCAAGAACTTCAATGCTTGCTTTTGAAGCTACTAAAACAATAAATGAAGTTTGGGATGACATAATAGATAATGGATTTTCAAGAATACCTATCTATGAGGAAACTATCGATAATATAATAGGGATCTTATATGTTAAAGATTTAATGGAGCATATAAAAAATAATGAATTAAATTTACCCATTAAACAATTTGTAAGAGCAGCTTATTTTGTTCCTGAAACAAAATCTATAATAGAAATTTTAAAAGAATTTAGAACCTTAAAAGTCCATATTGCTATGGTTTTAGATGAATATGGTGGAGTTGTTGGACTTGTTACCATAGAAGACTTAATAGAAGAAATTGTTGGAGAAATAAGAGATGAGTATGATGATGAAGATGAAAGTTTCTTTAAAAAAGTATCTGACACTGAATATGAAGTTGACGCTATGACAGATATAGAAACAATAAATAAAGAGTTAGAATTAGATTTACCTATTTCAGAAGATTATGAAAGTCTAGGTGGGCTTATAGTTACAACTACTGGTAAAATCTGTGAAGTTGGAGATGAAGTTCAAATAGATAATATTTATTTAAAGGTTTTAGAAGTAGATAAGATGAGAGTTTCTAAAGTATTTATAAAAATTTTAGAAAAAGAAAATAAAGAGGAAGAATGAGAATAAAAAAGAATTTTTACACTGGTTTACTTATGATATTACCAGTTGTAATTACATACTATATATTTAATTGGCTTTTCAATCTAGCATTTAGAATTATAAATAACACTATAATTATAAAGATTTTAAAAAGACTGGTTGATTTTGGTTTTGGAGAAAAAGCAGATACTTTTTATATGCAAGTATCAGTATATATAGCTGCTTTCCTAATAATATTTTTGTCTATAACCATACTTGGTTATATGACAAAAGTAGTATTTTTCTCAAAAATCATAAAAAGAGCCATAGATGTATTAGAAAGAATTCCAATTATAAAAACTGTATACTCAACATCTAAGCAAATTATAGGTATTGTGTATTCAGACAATGGAGAAAGTGTATATAAAAAAGTGGTGGCTGTGGAATTTCCTAGAAAGGGGCTCTATGCTATAGGCTTCTTGACAGCTGATAAAAACACAGCTTTAAAGGAAATATTACCTGATAAAGATATAATGAATGTCTTTGTTCCAACAGCACCTAACCCAACTTCAGGTTTCTTATTATGTATTCCAAAAGAAGATGTGTACTATCTGAATATGTCTGTTGAATGGGCATTTAAACTTATAGTTTCAGGTGGTTATATTACAGAAGATATAGTTAAACATAATGAGCAAAAAGCAGAGCAGAAAGCAGAAGAAAATAACTAAAAAGGAGCTATAGCTATGAAGAAGATTACAATAGTTATATTAAGTTTTTTATTTTTAGCTTGTTTTAATAGTCAGAAAGAAAAAAATTATAATTTTATTAAGGGTTTAAATGAATATCAAAAGAATGATAAGGTTTCTGCCTTAGAAAACTATAAAAAAGCCTATGAAATGGATAAAAATAACATTGTTTTACTCAATGAAATAGCTTATCTCTATGTTGATTTAGGAAATTATGAAGAAGCTGAAATTTATTATAAAAAAGCTTTGGAAATAAAGCCTAATGATGAAAATTCTTTAAAAAATTTGCTACAATTATTATATTTTCAAGATAAGAGAATGGAAATGAAAAAATATATTCCTTTTATTATTGATAAAAATAGTTTCACCTATAATCTTAATAATTTTAGAGTGGCAATTTTAGAAAATGATGAAATGGAAGTAGAAAAATCTCTATTAAGAATAAGTTCAAATGATAAATTCTTAGAGGAATATAATGAAAGTTTTTATGTAGAACTTGCCAGTGTTGCAGGTATATCAAATAACACAGTAAAATATTCTAATATTATTTTTGAAAAAGCTTATAAAAAATATGCTAATAAAAATAAAGAAATAGTTAAAATATATTCTAATTTTTTAATAGAAATAAAAGAATATAGAAAAGCTGAAGAAATTTTAATGAAGTGCATTGTTAACAATGAAGATAATTTAGATGAGTATGCACTTTTAAAAACATTGTATACTAAAGAAAATAATAAAGAAAAATTAGAAAATTTAAAAAAGATTTTAAAAAATAAAATATAAGGATAGGAGAAAAAATGGATTTAAAAAAATATGTAGCATCAATAGAAAATTATCCAAAGGAAGGTATAATATTTAGAGATATTACACCACTTATGAATAATGGAGAAGCATATAAATATGCAACTGAAAAAATTGTTGAATTTGCAAGAGAACATCATATAGACATAGTTGTTGGACCTGAAGCAAGAGGATTTATATTTGGTTGTCCTGTATCATATGCTTTAGGTGTAGGTTTTGCACCTGTTAGAAAACCTGGGAAATTACCTCGTGAAGTAGTTGAGCATGCTTATGATTTAGAATATGGTTCAAATAAATTATGTTTACATAAAGATGCTATACAACCTGGACAAAAAGTACTAGTTGTTGATGACTTACTTGCAACAGGTGGAACAGTAGAAGCAACAATTAAATTAGTTGAAGAATTAGGTGGAGTAGTAGCTGGTTTAGCATTCTTAATAGAACTTGTGGACTTAAAAGGTAGGGACAAATTAAATGATTATCCTATGATTACATTAATGCAATATTAATTAGAGAGAAGGTATATTATGATGAACTATTGGGAACAATTATTAGAAAAAGCAAAAGAAAATCACTTAAATTATGATTTTGACAAACTTAAATTAGCTTTGGCTTTTGCAGAAGAAAGTCATCAAGGACAGTATAGAAAATCAGGTGATGATTATATCATTCACCCTGTTGAAGTTGCAAAAATTTTAATGGAAATGAAAATGGATACTGACACAGTTGTGGCAGGTCTTTTGCATGATGTTGTAGAAGATACATTGATTCCTATAGCAGATATTAAATATAACTTTGGTGATACTGTTGCTGTTCTTGTAGATGGAGTTACTAAGTTAAAAGCATTACCTAATGGTACAAAAAATCAAGCTGAAAATATAAGAAAAATGATTTTAGCTATGGCTGAAAATATAAGAGTTATCCTTATAAAATTAGCTGATAGACTTCATAATATGAGAACTTTAAAATTTATGAAGCCTGAAAAACAACAGGCTATATCAAAAGAAACTCTAGATATTTATGCACCTCTAGCCCATAGACTAGGTATGGCAAAAATTAAATCTGAGCTTGAGGACTTAAGTTTCAGTTATTTACATCATGAAGAATATCTAGAAATTAAGAGATTAGTTGAAAACACAAAAGAAGAAAGAAAAGACTATATAGATAATTTCATTAGAACTATGAAAAGAACTTTAGTTGACTTAGGACTTAAAGCCGAAGTTAAAGGAAGATTTAAACATTTTTATAGTATCTATAAGAAGATGTATCAAAAAGGTAAAGAATTTGATGATATATATGATTTAATGGGAGTTAGAGTAATAGTTGAAGATAAGGCTGCCTGTTATCATATCTTAGGTATAGTACATAGTCAATACACTCCTGTTCCAGGGAGATTTAAAGACTATATAGCTGTACCTAAGTCAAATAACTATCAATCTATCCATACAACAATAGTTGGTCCTTTAGGAAAATTTATTGAAATACAAATTAGAACTAAGGACATGGATGACATAGCTGAAGAAGGTATTGCTGCTCACTGGAATTATAAGGAAAACAAAAAGACTTCTAAAGATGACAATATCTATGGTTGGTTAAGACATATCATAGAATTCCAAAACGAATCTGATTCAACTGAAGACTTCATTGAAGGAGTTACAGGGGATATAGATAGAGGAACAATCTTTACTTTTTCACCTAAAGGAGATATTATAGAGTTACCCGTTGGAGCTACTGCCTTAGACTTTGCTTTCATGGTTCATACTCAAGTTGGTTGTAAATGTATAGGAGCTAAAGTAAATGGTAGAATGGTTACTATCGACCACAAACTTAAAAGTGGAGATAAGGTAGAGATTATAACTTCTAAGAACTCAAAAGGACCAAGTATAGATTGGCTAGATATAGTTATCACTCATGGTGCTAAGGGAAAAATTAGAAAATTCTTAAAAGATGAAAATAAAGAAACAGTTTCAAAGTTAGGTAAAGATAGCTTGGAAAAAGAAGCTGTTAAAATAGGAATGACTTTAAAAGAAATTGAAAATGATCCAACTCTTAAGAAACATATGGAAAAAAAATAATATTCCTAATATGGAAGAATTTTATTTCTATCTTGGTGAAAAAAGAAGTAGACTTGATATTTTAATAAATAAAATAAAGGTCAACTTAGAAAAAGAAAGAGCTGCATCAACTTTAACTATTGAAGAAGTTTTGAAGAAAAAAGAAGAAAAAAGAAAAGAAGGAAAGAATGACTTTGGTATAGTTATAGATGGAATAAACAATACTCTTATTAGATTTGCAAAATGTTGTACTCCTTTACCAGGAGATGAAATAGGAGGTTTTGTTACTAAACTTACAGGTATAACTGTCCATAGAAAAGACTGTCCTAACTTTCATGCTATGGTAGAAAAAGATCCTAGTAGAGAAATCTTAGTTAAATGGGATGAAAATCTAATAGAAACTAAAATGAATAAATACAACTTCACTTTCACTATAGTACTAAATGATAGACCAAGTATATTAATGGAAATTGTAAATTTAATTGGAAACCATAAAATCAATATCACATCTTTAAACTCTTATGAAGTTAAAAAAGATGGAGATAAGATAATGAAGGTTAAAATATCAATAGAAATTAAAGGAAAAGCAGAATATGACTATCTAATTAATAATATTTTAAAATTAAAAGATGTTATTTCTGTTGAACGTTAATGATTGGAGAATTAATGAAATTAGCAGTTACATATAAAGTTGAAAATAAAGATGGTAAAGCAAGAGCAGGGCTTATTACAACTCCTCATGGTGAAATTGAAACTCCTGTTTTTATGCCTGTTGGTACTCAGGCAACTGTAAAAACTATGTCAAAAGAAGAATTAATTGATATAGGTAGTGAAATCATTTTAGGAAATACCTACCATCTTTATTTAAGACCTAATGATGAATTAATAGCTAAACTAGGAGGACTACATAAGTTTATGAATTGGGATAAGCCTATTCTTACTGATAGTGGTGGCTTTCAAGTTTTTAGTTTAGGTTCTCTTAGAAAAATAAAAGAAGAAGGAGTATATTTTAGTTCTCATATAGATGGTTCTAAACATTTTATATCTCCTGAAAAATCTATACAAATACAAAATAATCTGGGTTCAGATATAGTTATGCTTTTTGATGAATGTCCACCAGGGCTTTCAACAAGAGAATATATAATTCCTTCTATTGAAAGAACTACAAGATGGGCTAAAAGATGTGTGGAAGCACATCAGAAAAAAGATAGTCAAGGTTTATTTGCCATAGTACAAGGTGGTATCTATGAAGATTTAAGACAAAAGAGCTTAGATGAACTTAGTGAAATGGATGAACATTTCTCAGGTTACGCTATAGGTGGACTCGCTGTTGGAGAGCCAAGAGAGGATATGTATAGAATACTTGACTACATTGTAGAAAAATGTCCTGAAGACAAACCTAGATATCTTATGGGAGTTGGTGAACCAGTTGATATGTTAAATGCGGTTGAAAGTGGAATAGACATGATGGATTGTGTTCAACCTACTAGACTTGCAAGACATGGAACTGTTTTCACAAAAAAAGGTAGACTTATAATTAAAAGTGAAAGATATAAGGAGGACACTGCTCCTTTAGATGAAGAATGTGATTGTTATGTATGTAAAAATTATTCAAGAGCATATATAAGACATTTGATTAAAGTTCAAGAAGTTTTAGGACTTCGTTTAACATCTTATCATAATTTACATTTCTTAATAAAACTTATGAAAGATGCAAGGGAAGCTATAAAAGAAAAAAGATTTAAAGAGTTTAAAAATGATTTTATAAAGAAATATGAAGGAAAATAAAGATAGTTTTAATAGTTTCAAACTAAAAAATAATTCGTTACTAGCTAAATTTCTTAATGATGAAAAATATACAATTATTTTGACTACTTGCCTGCCATTAGTGTTTCGAGAGCTCCACAAAGGCTCTCTCAACAATAATGGACGTCGCAGTAGTCTAGTAATTATCTTTATTTCTTTTATAATAAAAAATAGAAGGAGGGGATAGAAATGGAAGAAATCATTGAATTATTAGAACAAAATAAATTAGCTGAATTAAAAGAAATTTTAATTAATGAAAATCCTATAGATATTGCTGATGTATTTGAGGATTTTCCAAAGGAGAAATATTTAATTATTTTTAAGTTATTGCCGAAAGACTTTTCATCAGAAGTATTTTCCTATTTATCTCCTGAAAAACAACAAGAAGTTATTGAAAATATAACTGACGATGAGATAAAATTTATAGTTGAGGATATGTATCTTGATGACACTGTAGACTTTATAGAAGAGATGCCTGCAAATATTGTAGATAAAATTTTAAAAAATACATCTACTGATAAAAGAAAATTAATAAATCAAATACTAAAATATCCAGAAAATTCAGCTGGAAGTGTAATGACAGTGGAATATGTCTCTTTTAAAGATAACTACACAGTTAAACAAGCTATAGAATATTATAGAAAAGTCGCTATTGATAAGGAAGAAACTGATATTTGTTTTGTAACAGATACTAAGAAAAAATTAGTTGGTATAATATCATTAAAAACTTTAATTCTATCAAAGGATGACTCATATATACAAGATGAAATGGACACTAATTTTGTCAGTGTATTGACGCTAGATGACCAGGAAGAAATTGCCGCATTATTCAGAAAATATGACTTAACTACTATGCCTGTTGTAGACCATGAAGATAGACTAGTTGGAGTTATCACAGTTGATGACATCGTGGACGTAATCGACCAAGAAAATACAGAAGATATCCAAAAAAATGGCTGCGATGAATCCATCAGATGAAGAATATTTAAAAGAATCTGTTGTATCTCTTGCAAAACACAGAATTTTGTGGTTATTAGTACTTATGATTTCTGCTACTTTTACAGGTTTAGTCATAAAGAAATATGAAGATATACTACAATCAGCTGTATATTTAGCTACATTTATACCTATGCTTATGGATACTGGTGGAAATGCTGGTTCTCAATCAGCTACCTTGGTTATTCGTGGTATAGCCTTAGAAGAAATAGAATTTTCAGATATCTTTAAAGTTATTTGGAAAGAATTAAGAGTAAGTATCTTAGTTGGTTTTATTTTATCAGCTGTAAATTTTATAAGAATCTATTATTTTACTCGTTCAGGTTTAGAAACATCTTTAGTTGTTGCTATAAGTATGTTCTTAACAGTAATAATGGCAAAGGTTGTAGGTGGAGTTTTACCACTTGTAGCTAAGTCACTTAAGATTGACCCTGCTATTATGGCGAGTCCTCTAATTACAACAATAGTGGATACTGCTGCTCTTATAATATTCTTTAAATTGTCTGTAATATTTTTACATATATAATTTAGAAAGGTTTTAGAAGAAATGAAAAAAAATTTAGAAATTTTAGAGAAAATTTATGAACTACGTTATAAATCTGGAAAGGTACATTTATTCTATAGTATCAATAAGTTAGTTGGCAAGTTTGGAAATATTGTAAACCTTGATAAAATCTATGTAAGCAAAGAATACCTATCTTATTTATCTGAGAAATTATTTAAAGATAGAGAAAGACTTACTAGTTTCTTTGGTGGAAATAATAAATTTGTAAGACTTAGTTTAGTACAAGAATTTATGCAAGATTTTGGAAGAGATATTGCTCAAGACGTGAAAGATGATTTCTTAGAAATAAAGCAATATAACTCTTCACTTTTTAAAGCTGTTAAAGAAAGAATGGCAGCTCTAAAAGATAATGAAAATGAAGAAATAAGCAAAGAAGATATAGATTTAATTCAAGGGTACTTAAATAACTGGAAAAAATTACAAGACAAAATAAAACACTTTATTCCAGAAGAATTTTACTCTCAAAGAAATAATTACTTCTATAATTGTTTACTTTCTTATGTAAAATTTTTAGAAAAACTAAATCCCAACTATGAAATTGGAATGAAATATCTAGAAGAAATAAAATAAAATATAAAAATTATTTACAAAAAAGGAGAAACGGATTATGAAAAAAAGAATTTTTGCAATGTTTATTTTAGTGGCATCTATGGCTATGGTAGCTTGTACAAGTACAGGTACAAATGATGGAAAAACAAGTGAAGAAAATCAAGCTTTAAAATTACTTGAAAACAAAAGAGAATATTATAAAGCTCAAGATAAAGAAAAAGCTAGATTAGAAGCTGAAGCTAAGAAAGCTCAAGAAGAAGAAGCTAGAAAAACTGAAGAGAGAATCAAGAAAGATGCTGCAAAGGCTGAAGAAGAAGCTAAAAAAGCTGAAGAAAAAGCTATGGCAGAGGCTAGAAAGGCTCAAGAAGAGGCTAAATTAATGGCTGAAGCTAAAGAAAAAGCTATGCTAGATGCTAAAAAAGCCGAAGAAGAAGCTAAATTACAAGCTGCTAAAGCTGAGGAAGAAGCTAGAAAAGCCCAAGAGAAAGCTATAGAAGATGCTAAAAAGGCTGAAGAAGAAGCTAAATTACAAGCTGCTAAAGCTGAGGAAGAGGCTAGAAAAGCCCAAGAAAAAGCTATAGAAGATGCTAAAAAGGCTGAAGAGGAAGCTAAATTAGAGGCTTTAAAAGTTTTAGAAAAGAAAAGAAAAGGAAACTAATAATAACAGTTGTATAATAAATGGTGTTGATAGAAGAAATTTCTATCAATGCCATTTATCATAACAATCAAAAAATAAAAGGGATAGTGATTTAAAATGAAAAAAAATTATTAGGTATTATTATGTTACTCTTTTTGGTAGGATGTGGAGAAAAATATAAGACATACTCTCCTGAAGAAAAATATGAAAGAATAGTAAAATTACAAGAAATTGAAAAGAAATCAGTAGATACACTAACAAAAGAAGAAGAAG
This genomic interval carries:
- the tgt gene encoding tRNA guanosine(34) transglycosylase Tgt, whose amino-acid sequence is MKLAVTYKVENKDGKARAGLITTPHGEIETPVFMPVGTQATVKTMSKEELIDIGSEIILGNTYHLYLRPNDELIAKLGGLHKFMNWDKPILTDSGGFQVFSLGSLRKIKEEGVYFSSHIDGSKHFISPEKSIQIQNNLGSDIVMLFDECPPGLSTREYIIPSIERTTRWAKRCVEAHQKKDSQGLFAIVQGGIYEDLRQKSLDELSEMDEHFSGYAIGGLAVGEPREDMYRILDYIVEKCPEDKPRYLMGVGEPVDMLNAVESGIDMMDCVQPTRLARHGTVFTKKGRLIIKSERYKEDTAPLDEECDCYVCKNYSRAYIRHLIKVQEVLGLRLTSYHNLHFLIKLMKDAREAIKEKRFKEFKNDFIKKYEGK
- a CDS encoding bifunctional 5,10-methylenetetrahydrofolate dehydrogenase/5,10-methenyltetrahydrofolate cyclohydrolase; translated protein: MLMDGKNLAKDIKINLKEEIDDIKRIYGVTPAVASILVGEDPASQVYVNSQIKSCQDLGIAVHKYSFSKEISEAYLLNLIDKLNKDTEVDGIMINLPLPPQINATKVLNRIKLIKDVDGFKAENLGLLFQNSEGFISPSTPAGIMALIEGYKIDLEGKDVVVVGRSNIVGKPVAALVLNSHGTVTICNSHTKNLAEKTKSADILISAVGKPKFITEDMVKEGAVVIDVGINRVNGKLEGDVDFENVQNKTSYITPVPGGVGALTVAMLLSNILKSFKANRGII
- a CDS encoding ACT domain-containing protein — encoded protein: MAIKSKDKDNKEFYIVDKRILPKSIQNVIKVNDLILKTKMSKYSAIKKVGISRSTYYKYKDFIKPFYEGGEDKVYSLHLSLKDRVGILSDVLDVIAREKISILTVVQNMAVDGIAKSTILIKLTQSMLKKVDKIISKIGKVEGIADIRISGSN
- a CDS encoding tetratricopeptide repeat protein, yielding MAMKKITIVILSFLFLACFNSQKEKNYNFIKGLNEYQKNDKVSALENYKKAYEMDKNNIVLLNEIAYLYVDLGNYEEAEIYYKKALEIKPNDENSLKNLLQLLYFQDKRMEMKKYIPFIIDKNSFTYNLNNFRVAILENDEMEVEKSLLRISSNDKFLEEYNESFYVELASVAGISNNTVKYSNIIFEKAYKKYANKNKEIVKIYSNFLIEIKEYRKAEEILMKCIVNNEDNLDEYALLKTLYTKENNKEKLENLKKILKNKI
- a CDS encoding DUF502 domain-containing protein encodes the protein MRIKKNFYTGLLMILPVVITYYIFNWLFNLAFRIINNTIIIKILKRLVDFGFGEKADTFYMQVSVYIAAFLIIFLSITILGYMTKVVFFSKIIKRAIDVLERIPIIKTVYSTSKQIIGIVYSDNGESVYKKVVAVEFPRKGLYAIGFLTADKNTALKEILPDKDIMNVFVPTAPNPTSGFLLCIPKEDVYYLNMSVEWAFKLIVSGGYITEDIVKHNEQKAEQKAEENN
- a CDS encoding hemolysin family protein, yielding MDTYLNVLILVILILLSGFFSAAETALSLYRSNYLENLDEEKHYKRYTVLKKWLKDPNSMLTAIVIGNNIVNILASSLATVVIVNYFGNKGSSVALATAIMTILILIFGEISPKLMARNNSAKIAEGVSVIIYVLSIIFTPFVYCLIFISRFVGRILGVNMESPQLLITEEDIISYVNVGNAEGIIEEDEKEMIHSIVTLGETSAKEVMTPRTSMLAFEATKTINEVWDDIIDNGFSRIPIYEETIDNIIGILYVKDLMEHIKNNELNLPIKQFVRAAYFVPETKSIIEILKEFRTLKVHIAMVLDEYGGVVGLVTIEDLIEEIVGEIRDEYDDEDESFFKKVSDTEYEVDAMTDIETINKELELDLPISEDYESLGGLIVTTTGKICEVGDEVQIDNIYLKVLEVDKMRVSKVFIKILEKENKEEE
- a CDS encoding adenine phosphoribosyltransferase, whose protein sequence is MDLKKYVASIENYPKEGIIFRDITPLMNNGEAYKYATEKIVEFAREHHIDIVVGPEARGFIFGCPVSYALGVGFAPVRKPGKLPREVVEHAYDLEYGSNKLCLHKDAIQPGQKVLVVDDLLATGGTVEATIKLVEELGGVVAGLAFLIELVDLKGRDKLNDYPMITLMQY
- the radB gene encoding RadB family lipoprotein, with the protein product MKKRIFAMFILVASMAMVACTSTGTNDGKTSEENQALKLLENKREYYKAQDKEKARLEAEAKKAQEEEARKTEERIKKDAAKAEEEAKKAEEKAMAEARKAQEEAKLMAEAKEKAMLDAKKAEEEAKLQAAKAEEEARKAQEKAIEDAKKAEEEAKLQAAKAEEEARKAQEKAIEDAKKAEEEAKLEALKVLEKKRKGN